CGCGTAATTTTGCATTTAATTCCATGGTTTTGGCATTTTTGTTATCGAGAAAAAGTTTTTCGAGAAATACCCAGGCATCTCGAGCGGTTGCAGGTTGAGAATTCAGAAGACGTTTAAGTAAAGATGGCGATATAGTGTTGTAGATCCATATTGTAACGACTGCATTTGCTTTGATCCAAACGGGATTGGCTTGTTCTTCGGTAGTGGGTGCACGACTTATGAGATCGGTAACGTCGAAACCGGTATAATGAGTTGTGAAGAGGGTCTTCCAATGAGTATAGTTTAGTTTTGTGAGATCAAGTTTGACGGGAACAAGGTGGTGGACCGAGGTAACCGTATAAATTTTATCGAATTTATTTGGTGCCATTATTGGGGTATGAGAGGTAGAAGAGAATTTGCGGTAGGCGTAAGAAGAAGAAAGGAAGAATGCAGAGAAATTTTATCGTAAAGAAAAAAGGCAGTTTGTTATCGCATATTTAGGGTTTTAGGTATAAAACACGGCTCGATACCATGTTAATAAGGGAAACGTGATATGATTTTATTGATTGATTGATATCATCATACATTGGTAATATATATTACATGAAAGATTATTCTAGAATTGGGGTAAAGCCCTTACAAAGAAATGGGCCATGAGGCCATCTAAATCTATCGGCTAACAAGTGGGATTTAACCGCTCAtgcgttcatctcccgtagttgcataacaTGCCCCAAActactgccctggaggaaaccTGGACCAATCCGTGGGCATGGCTGCTAAAATCCCCCTCCCCGCTGCCCCCACACTAAGCGAAAGGCAACATGGGTGGATGCTTCAGGTTatggataacattgagtgcaatgttgcagcccagcagagtcgaactcttgacctctcgctaagagtggCAAACTACTACCAGCTGAGCTACAACTCAAGTATATAAATTTAGACTCATATTTCTCGCGATATATGTAAGCTTTAGTTTAGTGACAACTCTTTCCATATATAGATCATAGCTAACCTTAAAGACATTTTTTTAATTAGAGGAGGATATATACTTTAAAAAAAGTACTGTATTGATGAAATATTAGCtttaaagataatatatatgtCACATTGCAAAAATTAACATTAACATGATGTAAAGGGGCGTCTTCGGTGCATGTGCGAAGTGTGCAGTCGCACAGGGCCCCAAACTTTTAAGGGGCCCAAAACTTTGAAAAATCTATGTAATAATTCATTTATTCGTACATCGTAATGGAATATCTTACTTGCGGTCTATCATCTAACAATACATACTTAATAGGTTGACGTTTATAGGTATTAAAAACAATATAATGTGAGTATTGACTATAAAGAGTTGACCAATTACTTCGTTACAAAAAATGTTATGATTACGGTTTTATATAAACAATAGTGTAACTATAACGAGTTGACAACTATTTGAGAATAATACTTTGCAACGGttgtttttaaaatttttaattctATTGATCACGTTATcaagtatttatatattatatgtattgaaaAATCTAACATTTATAGGGGTCCTTTATAAGTTTCGAACAGGGCCTCCGAAATTAGCGAGACGGTCctgtaaatagataaataaacaTTAACATGTATTTTTATATTACATTACATCACAATTACAGACTGTATTATATTCTAAATcactagtattattacaattacatcacaatcacaatgtataatatatatatatatatatatatatatatatatatatatatatatatatatatatatatatatatatatatatatatatatatatatatatatatatatatatatataagcatgttaaaaagtGAAGCATATTTGCTTAAAAAGTGAAGTAAATAAGATACGTGTCCTTCTGTTGTAAGTGTTGTCTTGATCCAGTGCTTTACAGTCAGATTGATTCTTGGTCCACCCTTTAAATTTTGTTTAGGGTTCCATTGTTCTAAAACTTCATAAACAAACATTTGGATGCTGTAGTGTATGATAATGAATAATATGTCATAAATACTGAAAAAGTGCATATTTGTTTGCCTTGTAGCATGTAAATAGGATTTATTCATATATTATTCATATGTGGTAAAAGGGTAAAGTATGGATAGAGATTCTTGTTCAACCAACAAGTTTTGAACCTGCTCTGTCTCTTATAAGTTCTAGACATTCACGTTACTACTAGGATTTTTTGGAGATGATTTACATCTTAACTACtccgtatatatattatattttgtacTTATAGTATTATATGGAGTATTATTTTCCTTCCTGAAATTTTAATCAAAGAAGTTGTTTTCTcaaaccattttagataaatagtttttcaaaaaaaaaaaaaataaacaattaCAAATCTAGTATAACCGGCGTTCTCAATGCCGATTTTGTTTATATATCTAGTAAAACCGGCATTGGGAATGCCGGTTTTTCCTACgtggatatttttttttaaatcttacaAACTACTAGAAAGGAAAGTTACAAACTTGAGGGTAAAACTAGGGCTGTCCCTTTATCGTCATCactatccttttttttttttggacatgAGTTTGGGATCAACCAGGGGGACTTAACTACCCCACGCGTTAATCTCCTGTAATTGCATAACCCGTCCTCAACTACTACCCTGGAGGAAACTttgaccaatccgagggcatgaccgGTAAAACTTCCCTTCCCCGCTGCCATAACACTAAGCCAAAGAAGACCCTGATGGATTCGTCATCACTATCCTAGTTGCTATCATCGTCGCTAAAGCTCCACCACTTTCCTCCTTCCTTTGC
The window above is part of the Rutidosis leptorrhynchoides isolate AG116_Rl617_1_P2 chromosome 1, CSIRO_AGI_Rlap_v1, whole genome shotgun sequence genome. Proteins encoded here:
- the LOC139854551 gene encoding uncharacterized protein, with translation MAPNKFDKIYTVTSVHHLVPVKLDLTKLNYTHWKTLFTTHYTGFDVTDLISRAPTTEEQANPVWIKANAVVTIWIYNTISPSLLKRLLNSQPATARDAWVFLEKLFLDNKNAKTMELNAKLRGLDMGNLSVEEYFRNIDNIATQLRNLGNTVLDTELVMSAVNGLPDKYAHAKHIIIDRETFPTLKTVRSMLTMEEMTLNRKNRTMVDRR